A portion of the Papilio machaon chromosome Z, ilPapMach1.1, whole genome shotgun sequence genome contains these proteins:
- the LOC106717235 gene encoding PHD finger protein rhinoceros isoform X2, which produces MSLRGTKRASGVRSEEAGKCKRRRTDPEDALWQLPPVSDLKMSSIYNRSASEAPAELFRKDLISAMKLPDSEPLTPSEYWIITDTWKQDWERGVQVPVNPDSLPAPKVKIIENPLPSNFEEFKLPKDKYIHLSRDAHYQADKHHLSATPALAEAACSYDLDATDTAWLKLLNAERARAGASAVTEDQLEKVIEDLEVRTWDKIQAIMKSEEGLGIEYDENVICDVCRSPDSEDGNEMVFCDSCNICVHQACYGITVIPDGQWLCRPCGAGVRPTCALCPNLGGAMKCTPNGHKWAHVSCVLWIPEVSIGCAEKMEPITKISSIPPSRWSLVCVLCRERKGACIQCSVKTCKTAYHVTCAFKHGLEMRAIIEDENADDGVKLRSYCQKHSVNSKKEKCPGSGSEEEEVKRKRRKDMTSEEKTQARAARLQEIEREFDRHVSVKDISSHLLDVDQDAINYIYNYWKLKRRAGHNRPLLPPKSDDSELLTHRQEQADLDKMKMFVQLRQDLERVRNLCYMVSRREKLSRSFFRMREQTFHKQVAVLSSEPELSGVDLAAIIEANHGPSIYDRLYSHPNAPDHKNDFDEILARIAPQDSSDEKKKDRNGLVKGQKASNPYKKHYVNGSRRSESMYSGLSSGDSSAENNRSTKYRGRAIASSTDEDVKKPSSSPKKKISPKGKGKRSPKKPERKKKKIPQSKAVVESSSEDESYKMSVKKDKSRSKTLQQMEKEMDAGKSGLSGTDSGDLMPMRSTRNRKFSGNIYSDSSDDTDSEKIDHKSAKQNKGKTIRSRSEGSPSGIDSQQGLPRTKAAMKQFGSTHPEKKSDDKPAPKKRGRKPSNKEKKPSTPVKTHESDDEARNKENIKLSKQKDNPSDLIVPQRQAAKKASENMRSTTAVKREESSTEKQASSDESRAKSKSKTKGKDGKDNASKSSSKKSSKDIEKEPIAYVPQRQAAKKAAAHIKSGLGSKLPVIDPSDSDKRRENDKSDTTKSSPKKNEAKISKPSLTTSSSSSNTSSSSYSSSSSSEEEQEKPTMKPSAKAREIKPISRPPSMFSPPGSRPTVDLPFLDKVSRPLSSTSASSDSDSTKESRFSGSESPSPKRPRRPRRGKSFSNDGHPRKAPSKKLKTSERGSECRLSSPSIEREKSVRHDDARASARSRARSVTTSGNMSNKCDARQRKPSKDDVLLASGSNKTPEESCKSRKLSAAERQENEKIKDEIKEETYVTTDLIKNDIKASSRDITRRSISVEEKQKPIPIDTESSTITKSSPRKTIDVKQKNIISRRMSVKSYPFKDTSIRLQGPCETITKPIRRASQSYTHSDHSSFLVNKNIDVELPPYIENTEKKIPSTVSDEFASNDKHWLPKATSPHIHPPPVEKPGDHEKYMTEDKSFDSDCTDKSSIKMIAKIQATLNENTMIKSPKTPMDARTIMLDPMEENSLSRNMRKRSAVDTEKKFIIQDVSHVQGVEISKSAKIPSTANPFPNRSMFSPQSKDTELFEFDILDDEGFNHEDIMKPFTTYPEFLFKEDSKEQGVQETLNLVDRLRMQLSTKKAAPENVPQEEAINVNEDKEAIDAGENRIAVDTGKEQEEMIIKQTTPTELQDIRSPINEIHHPNHKQCSSTDDVSPQDDIVEIVDDKDEESEQLAKESWTDMPVPTAQSDPQVEPAERTYAHTMAYNENGKERSHVHSDVQSISEVADTISLSKQSDDSQSLSVVDQSLHSNDQELSQDNQVFDNNNSLMHSDCATISPPYVTQNSKWRESKITTRRSSDSSTNSEGSVCSRKADLKSHLNSCDSHPGAMMTDIDQYAPVPSYSCPVEPSMPLNQYSNYAPDASPFLNPMSTLPLFATGACASSQLPLPSPGRGLYPSGLSFTAAPLIQPLTKPPFPLCAAFTTSSQNIALTTAMIAPPTPKPLDSPRDDIDVTGSDKFSIHVPSPTISVDSYNEASNTRPPTKMSNDSNETMSILHPQESKSPPKTAKITSKFSSKSPGKSPGISPKQSDVSKGSKRNNNRSNRSQRGRGRSKSRGQSVHAFPSTEFTGNSIQSKLVGTVYDFDEELANDGVDLKALRERRKSVDIRDNRKSDHSYKDTSQSPKVLSPQQSKTPAAEVKEIEPSIDIDNSPGSPSSKSNSECTPGFSQVEPVLPGPVDMRTYQQVDAPVPPTNDGIHCHLLAFASGTAEQPLVEIDEEVEKQLHSALMASKPRQSTSTEVSASEVIQEPIKEPPQLPKVSLSDSRNQLKVKIKGPFLDANYSTSSTQPTAPQPPAPVHDSNINIHSNTTSGSASSMMTGSTNLRRMRKKELLRQYWTQDMNMDDPANASNTGIPPPPAAPQPIPRAVITIPKAVASMTSIPTREDYKISDTPVEKKKRKVSGVNRELRHLEVTMNDDVDTSDDMKLSNYTSNTIQSHKRRGRVAIKQSKSQATSPVAPKLKIKIGSNTVQQVNDEPGFQFRPPKKRLTCSIPKPSLEDLRRESMKYRRMVMADFEENEKEKKLKLNKSEKRKKKKGKKLEKEKLQVINSENDSATKLIIKIKRKKEEEEGKSGSDEAGSSAALTVSEPPVDPFEYDPTAPDPLAIDPPCSSVSGTGVRKVRTAKLTPIRLKLARSSQGSGYVMKESVEEASSTAPATSEASAANAASATLSVPLNKHCQVR; this is translated from the exons ATGTCGTTACGAGGCACAAAGAGGGCAAGTGGTGTGCGCAGTGAGGAGGCGGGCAAGTGCAAACGTCGTAGGACAGATCCCGAAGACGCTCTGTGGCAACTACCACCTGTCAGTGACCTCAAGATGTCATCAATATACAATAGAAGTGCTTCTGAAGCACCAGCTGAACTATTCAG aaaaGATCTCATCAGTGCTATGAAATTACCTGATTCGGAACCATTAACACCGAGTGAATACTGGATTATCACCGATACCTGGAAACAGGATTGGGAAAGAGGGGTACAAGTGCCTGTTAATCCAGATTCACTGCCAGCACCGAAGGTCAAAATCATCGAAAATCCTTTGCCTTCAAATTTTGAAGAATTCAAACT ACCAAAAgacaaatatatacatttgtcTCGGGATGCACACTACCAGGCAGACAAGCATCACCTTAGTGCAACACCGGCTCTAGCCGAAGCCGCGTGCAGTTACGACCTCGACGCAACAGACACGGCGTGGCTCAAGTTGCTGAACGCAGAGCGGGCGAGAGCTGGCGCCTCCGCTGTTACCGAAGACCAGTTAGAAAAGGTCATTGAAGACTTAGAG GTTCGGACGTGGGATAAAATTCAAGCCATCATGAAGTCTGAAGAAGGCTTGGGCATCGAGTACGACGAGAACGTAATCTGCGACGTCTGTCGGTCGCCTGATTCAGAGGATGGAAATGAGATGGTATTCTGCGACTCATGTAACATTTGTGTTCACCAGGCGTGTTATGGCATTACTGTCATCCCAGATG GTCAATGGCTATGCAGACCGTGCGGAGCGGGCGTTAGGCCTACTTGTGCCTTATGCCCGAATCTTGGTGGCGCCATGAAGTGCACTCCAAATGGTCACAAGTGGGCCCACGTAAGCTGTGTTCTCTGGATACCCGAAGTATCCATTGGTTGCGCGGAGAAAATGGAACCTATTACGAAAATATCGTCAATTCCCCCGTCGCGATGGTCATTGGTATGTGTTTTGTGTCGGGAGCGCAAAGGCGCCTGCATTCAGTGCTCcgttaaaacatgtaaaaccGCGTATCATGTGACATGCGCATTCAAACATGGTTTAGAAATGCGCGCAATTATTGAAGACGAAAATGCCGATGACGGTGTTAAATTACGATCCTATTGTCAAAAACATAGCGTGAATTCAAAGAAAGAAAAGTGTCCAGGGTCTGGTTCAGAGGAAGAGGAGGTAAAAAGGAAACGCCGCAAGGACATGACATCAGAAGAAAAGACTCAAGCAAGAGCAGCACGTTTACAAGAAATAGAGAGAGAATTCGACCGTCACGTCAGTGTTAAAGATATAAGCTCTCATCTGCTTGACGTGGATCAAGATgctattaattacatttacaacTACTGGAAACTTAAAAGACGAGCTGGTCATAATCGGCCATTGCTACCACCTAAATCAGATGATAGTGAGCTATTGACTCACAGACAAGAGCAAGCTGATCTtgacaaaatgaaaatgtttgtacaaCTTAGACAAGATTTGGAAAGAGTACGTAATCTTTGTTATATGGTGAGCAGGAGAGAAAAGCTATCACGATCTTTCTTTCGAATGCGGGAGCAAACATTTCATAAACAAGTAGCTGTTTTATCATCAGAGCCAGAATTGTCAGGAGTTGATTTAGCAGCTATTATCGAAGCTAATCATGGACCATCTATTTACGACAGATTATATTCTCATCCAAATGCACCAGATCACAAAaatgattttgatgaaattttggcTCGGATTGCACCTCAAGATTCAAGTGATGAAAAGAAAAAGGATCGAAATGGTCTGGTTAAGGGTCAAAAGGCTTCAAATCCATATAAGAAGCATTATGTCAATGGATCTCGACGGAGTGAAAGTATGTACAGTGGTTTATCCAGTGGAGATAGTTCAGCTGAAAATAACCGATCTACAAAATATCGTGGACGAGCTATTGCCTCTAGTACAGATGAAGATGTTAAGAAACCTAGCAGCTCTCCTAAGAAAAAGATTTCACCTAAAGGCAAGGGCAAAAGATCACCGAAAAAACCggaaagaaagaagaagaaaatacCACAATCCAAAGCAGTGGTTGAGAGTAGTAGTGAAGATGAATCTTATAAAATGAGTGTGAAAAAAGACAAGTCACGGAGCAAAACTCTACAGCAAATGGAGAAAGAAATGGATGCTGGAAAAAGTGGGCTGTCAGGTACTGATAGTGGTGACTTAATGCCAATGAGATCTACACGAAACAGGAAATTTTCGGGTAACATATATTCTGATTCCAGTGATGATACAGATTCTGAAAAAATTGATCATAAATCAGCTAAACAGAATAAAGGGAAGACCATTAGAAGTCGATCTGAAGGTTCACCTAGTGGTATTGACTCGCAGCAAGGTTTACCTAGGACAAAAGCAGCTATGAAACAGTTTGGCTCCACACACCCTGAAAAGAAATCAGATGACAAACCAGCTCCAAAGAAACGAGGTCGAAAACCATCTAATAAAGAAAAGAAGCCGTCTACGCCCGTTAAAACTCATGAGTCTGATGATGAAGctagaaataaagaaaacatcaaGTTATCCAAGCAAAAGGATAATCCATCTGATTTAATCGTACCACAAAGACAAGCTGCAAAAAAGGCCTCAGAAAATATGCGTTCCACCACTGCTGTGAAAAGAGAAGAATCAAGTACAGAAAAACAAGCTAGTAGCGACGAATCACGAGCTAAATCGAAGTCAAAGACAAAAGGTAAAGATGGCAAAGACAATGCATCTAAAAGTAGTAGTAAAAAGTCATCTAAAGATATTGAAAAGGAGCCCATTGCATATGTACCACAAAGACAAGCAGCTAAAAAAGCAGCTGCCCATATTAAGAGTGGTCTTGGCAGTAAGTTACCTGTTATCGATCCGTCAGATTCAGATAAAAGAAGGGAAAACGATAAATCTGATACAACAAAATCTTCACCTAAGAAAAATGAGgcaaaaatttcaaaaccaTCTTTAACTACTTCAAGTTCCTCTTCAAACACTAGTAGCAGTAGTTACTCTTCATCTTCAAGCTCAGAAGAAGAACAAGAAAAGCCAACTATGAAACCCTCAGCAAAGGCCCGAGAAATAAAACCGATTTCTAGACCACCATCTATGTTTTCTCCCCCTGGCTCTAGACCAACAGTGGACTTGCCCTTTCTCGACAAGGTGTCAAGACCATTGTCTTCAACTAGTGCCTCGAGTGATTCTGACAGCACTAAAGAATCCAGATTTTCTGGCTCTGAAAGTCCATCTCCGAAAAGACCGCGACGTCCCAGAAGGGGAAAAAGTTTCTCCAACGATGGTCACCCACGCAAGGCCCCCAGCAAGAAGCTTAAAACTTCAGAACGGGGGTCCGAGTGTAGGTTATCATCGCCATCTATTGAAAGAGAGAAATCGGTTAGACACGATGATGCGCGTGCCTCCGCACGTTCTCGGGCCAGAAGCGTTACTACAAGCGGAAATATGTCTAATAAGTGTGACGCCAGACAGAGAAAACCATCTAAAGACGACGTCCTCCTTGCCTCTGGATCAAATAAAACTCCCGAAGAGAGCTGCAAGTCCCGTAAACTTTCAGCTGCGGAGCGGCAAGAGAACGAGAAGataaaagatgaaataaaagaagagaCATATGTTACCACTGACttgattaaaaatgatattaaagCTTCAAGCAGGGACATTACTCGACGTAGCATTTCAGtagaagaaaaacaaaaaccgATACCAATTGATACTGAAAGCTCAACAATTACCAAAAGTAGTCCAAGAAAAACTATTGATGTAAAGCAAAAGAACATAATCAGCAGACGCATGAGTGTTAAATCTTATCCATTTAAAGATACTTCCATCAGACTTCAGGGTCCCTGTGAAACTATTACAAAGCCGATTAGACGTGCATCTCAAAGTTATACTCACTCTGATCATTCTTCATTCTTAGTGAACAAAAATATAGATGTTGAACTACCACCATATATAGAAAACACAGAAAAGAAAATTCCATCCACTGTATCTGACGAATTTGCCAGTAATGATAAACATTGGTTACCGAAAGCTACAAGTCCTCACATTCATCCACCGCCTGTAGAAAAACCTGGAGACCATGAAAAATACATGACGGAAGATAAGTCATTTGACTCTGATTGTACTGATAAGAGTAGTATTAAAATGATTGCTAAGATTCAAGCTACTCTCAATGAAAATACTATGATTAAATCCCCAAAAACGCCTATGGATGCGAGAACCATTATGTTAGACCCTATGGAAGAAAATTCCTTATCAAGAAATATGCGTAAACGTTCGGCTGTCGATAcagaaaagaaatttattattcaagatGTTAGCCATGTCCAAGGAGTCGAAATTTCAAAAAGTGCTAAAATACCCTCAACTGCAAATCCATTTCCAAATAGATCAATGTTTTCACCACAGTCTAAAGATACTGAGCTATTTGAATTTGACATATTGGATGATGAAGGATTTAACCATGAAGATATTATGAAGCCTTTTACTACCTACCCTGAGTTTCTTTTTAAGGAGGATTCCAAGGAACAAGGCGTTCAAGAAACGCTTAATCTCGTTGACCGACTTCGAATGCAGCTTAGTACCAAAAAAGCTGCCCCTGAAAATGTACCACAGGAGGAAGCAATTAATGTAAATGAGGATAAAGAAGCTATAGATGCAGGAGAAAACAGAATTGCAGTGGATACAGGTAAAGAACAGGAGGAAatgattataaaacaaacaacgcCTACTGAGCTTCAAGATATAAGATCTCCTATTAATGAAATCCACCATCCCAATCATAAACAATGTTCATCGACAGACGATGTGAGTCCTCAAGATGACATAGTCGAAATAGTTGATGACAAGGACGAAGAATCAGAGCAGTTGGCTAAAGAAAGTTGGACTGATATGCCTGTGCCAACAGCTCAAAGTGATCCGCAAGTAGAGCCAGCAGAAAGAACTTATGCGCATACTATGGCTTACAATGAAAATGGCAAAGAAAGAAGTCACGTTCACTCTGATGTTCAATCGATTTCTGAAGTTGCAGATACTATATCACTCTCCAAACAAAGTGATGATTCACAATCTCTGTCAGTTGTTGATCAATCATTACATAGTAACGATCAGGAATTATCACAAGACAACCAAGTCTTTGATAATAACAATTCGTTGATGCATTCGGATTGCGCTACAATATCCCCGCCATATGTGACCCAAAATTCAAAATGGAGGGAAAGCAAAATAACAACTAGACGATCATCAGATTCTAGCACAAATTCTGAAGGTTCGGTGTGTTCCCGAAAGGCCGATTTAAAATCTCACTTAAATAGCTGTGATTCACATCCTGGTGCCATGATGACAGATATCGATCAGTACGCACCTGTGCCGTCATATTCTTGTCCAGTTGAACCTTCAATGCCTCTGAACCAGTACTCTAACTATGCTCCAGACGCTTCACCATTTTTGAATCCAATGAGCACGCTTCCATTATTCGCGACGGGCGCTTGTGCTTCGTCGCAATTACCTCTCCCATCACCAGGTCGGGGCTTATATCCCTCTGGGTTGTCTTTTACTGCTGCGCCATTGATTCAGCCTTTGACTAAACCTCCATTTCCTCTATGTGCAGCATTTACTACGTCATCACAAAATATCGCATTGACAACGGCGATGATTGCACCACCAACGCCAAAGCCTTTAGATTCACCGCGCGATGACATTGATGTTACTGGAAGCGATAAGTTTTCGATTCATGTGCCTAGTCCTACAATAAGCGTGGATTCTTACAATGAAGCTAGTAATACTAGACCGCCCACCAAAATGTCGAACGATAGTAATGAGACAATGTCTATTCTTCACCCCCAAGAATCGAAGTCGCCACCTAAGACTGCCAAGATTACATCCAAATTCTCATCCAAGTCACCTGGAAAGAGTCCAGGTATTTCACCTAAACAAAGCGACGTTTCCAAGGGATCAAAACGGAACAACAATAGAAGCAATAGGAGTCAAAGAGGTCGAGGTCGGTCAAAAAGCCGCGGCCAGTCTGTGCACGCTTTTCCTTCCACAGAATTTACAGGAAATTCTATTCAAAGTAAATTGGTTGGAACAGTTTACGATTTTGATGAAGAGTTGGCCAATGATGGTGTTGATTTGAAAGCACTGCGGGAGAGACGAAAGTCTGTTGACATTAGAGACAACAGAAAATCAGATCATTCATATAAAGATACGTCACAATCACCAAAAGTTTTAAGTCCCCAACAGAGTAAAACTCCTGCAGCAGAAGTTAAAGAGATAGAACCTTCTATAGATATTGATAATTCGCCTGGTTCTCCTTCAAGTAAGAGTAATTCTGAGTGTACACCCGGATTCTCTCAAGTCGAGCCAGTTTTACCTGGACCTGTGGATATGCGTACGTATCAACAAGTCGATGCTCCTGTGCCCCCAACTAACGATGGCATCCATTGTCATCTTCTGGCATTCGCTAGTGGCACAGCCGAACAGCCATTGGTAGAAATAGACGAAGAAGTTGAAAAACAATTACACAGTGCCTTAATGGCTAGCAAACCACGACAAAGTACATCAACCGAGGTATCAGCTTCTGAAGTCATTCAAGAACCAATAAAAGAGCCACCACAATTGCCGAAAGTTTCATTGAGCGACTCGAGAAATCAATTAaaggttaaaataaaaggaCCTTTCTTAGATGCAAATTATTCTACAAGTTCAACACAACCTACAGCACCGCAGCCACCGGCGCCTGTTCATGAttccaatataaatattcatagtAATACCACCAGTGGATCCGCTAGTTCTATGATGACCGGATCTACAAATTTGCGACGAATGCGAAAGAAGGAATTGTTGCGGCAATATTGGACGCAAGATATGAACATGGACGATCCCGCTAATGCATCCAATACTGGAATTCCGCCGCCTCCTGCTGCACCACAGCCAATACCTCGGGCTGTGATTACTATACCAAAAGCTGTTGCCTCGATGACTAGCATACCTACAAGAGAAGACTATAAAATATCTGATACTCCGGTCgagaagaagaaaagaaaagtttCAGGTGTTAATAGAGAGCTGCGACACTTAGAAGTAACTATGAATGACGATGTTGATACATCAGATGATATGAAATTGTCAAACTACACAAGTAATACTATCCAGAGCCATAAGAGACGTGGTCGTGTCGccataaaacaaagtaaatccCAAGCCACATCACCGGTTGCaccaaaattgaaaataaaaatcggCTCTAACACTGTGCAGCAAGTGAACGACGAACCTGGTTTCCAATTTCGTCCACCGAAAAAACGACTAACTTGCAGTATTCCTAAACCTAGTTTAGAAGATTTACGTCGTGAAAGCATGAAGTATCGACGCATGGTGATGGCAGATTttgaagaaaatgaaaaagagAAGAAATTGAAGCTGAATAAGAGTGAAAAACGTAAGAAGAAGAAGGGAAAGAAGTTGGAAAAGGAAAAGCTGCAAGTGATAAATAGTGAAAACGATAGTGCTacaaaactaattataaaaataaagcgcAAGAAAGAGGAGGAGGAAGGAAAATCGGGGTCAGACGAGGCCGGCTCAAGTGCAGCGTTAACGGTGTCGGAGCCACCGGTGGACCCCTTTGAATACGACCCTACGGCGCCGGATCCCCTCGCCATCGACCCCCCTTGCAGTTCGGTGAGCGGCACGGGCGTGCGCAAAGTGCGTACTGCAAAGTTGACGCCGATCCGGTTAAAATTGGCGCGCAGCTCACAGGGTTCGGGGTACGTGATGAAGGAGAGCGTCGAGGAGGCCTCGAGCACTGCGCCGGCGACTTCGGAGGCGTCGGCGGCCAACGCCGCTTCGGCCACACTTTCAGTTCCCCTCAATAAACACTGTCAAGTGAgatga